The segment CAATTCTATGAGAAAGAAGCCGCGTCATAATAATCATAATGGCGAATGTTATCATCGTTAGAACAATCCAAAATAGCCCTTTATCAATATGCAAAGAAGAGATGTCTCCTTTTGCTACAACAAAGTAAATACCTAATATTGCTACAATTGATCCCAAAAACATGCGCGTTGTTAATTTCTCTTTTAAGAAAATAGCAGCTAAAACAGCCGTTAAAATAGGCGTCATTGCTAAAATTAGGGCAGATGTCGTTGGATCAGCTGTTTGTAATCCAACAAAGAATGACCATTGATTTATAAAAACACCAATAACACCTAGTAAAATAATTATAAGTAAATCCGATTTATTCAATCGTTTAAAGTGCTTTTTGTATAAAGCGATACCAAATAAAAATAGTACAATAAATAGCAGTCTAAGCATCGTTAATAATGATGGAGAAAAGTCTTGAACTAACATCTTTCCAAACACAAAGTTACTTCCCCACACCATTACACAAATTGTTAGCCAAGCATATGCTTTGAACATATTGATCACCCTTCCTACACCAAATGCTAACTGTCCTATTTTATACTTACTAGGGTTTATAGTATACATTTTTGTTTGAAGAGAATGATGAGCATACCTGTACTAATTTTTTAACACTATATTTAATAACAGAAAAAGGAATAGGACACTGATATCCTATTCCTTCGCTAAATTATTCAATTAGAAATTTCGGTAAATTAATCATCACTTTAAATAAATCACCATCAACTTGAACGCTGAACTTTCCTTGCTGGATGTTGATCAGACTTTCAGCAATCGACAACCCTAATCCGCTACCTTGGCTTGTTCTTGATTCATCTCCGCGTTTGAAACGTTCCATTAGTTCATCCGCTGAAATATTTAATTCATATGCTGAGATGTTTTTAAAGGTTACGCGTATTTCATTTCCTAAATCTTCTACATCAATATATACTCTTGATGCAGGCTGTGCGTATTTAAAAATATTCGAGAATAAATTTTCAACGGAGCGCCATAAAAGTTTGCCATCCGCCTTCACATACACCTTTTCTGTTGGGTGAGTTAACTTAAAGTCTAATGCCGATGCTTCAATTTTTTCATCCATTTCTCCTATGCCTTGCGTTAACAACGATAAAATATCAATTTGTTCTAATTGAACAGGTATGCTCCCGCTTGACGCTTTAGCCGCTTCAAATAAATCATCTGTTAAATGCTTCAGCCTTGTCGACTTTTGATCTAACACGTCTATATACTCAATAATTTTTTCAGGATCCTTTTCAATTTTTAATAAATCAACATACGTAATAATGGATGTTAATGGCGTTCGAATATCATGCGAAACATTCGTAATGAGCTCTGTTTTTAACCGCTCACTCTTAATTTCACTATCCACCGAATTTTTTAACCCATCGGTAATGCTGTTAATATTCGTTGCTAGTCGACTAAATTCACCTTTGCCATCTACTTCAATTCGATGATGGAGGTCGCCATTTTTAATTTGCTCTACGCCCTCTTTAATGCGATTAAACGACTTCACCTTTTTTAGCGCAAGCCAAGCTGCAACCCCCATCGTAATTGGGAATATGAAAAATGTTGCTACAACAATTACTGGATAGCCGATAACAAGTAACACGACTTTCACACCAATACTGCCATTATCAAAGACCTGTTTTACAGCAAGAAAGACCTTTTTCAAAATTTGATAGATAAGTGTGTGCGAAAATATTGTTCGATTCTTAATATGCTTAACGAGCGATAAAATCAACAGTAATGCAATGGCGAAAATAGGAACTGTAAGTAGGATGTAAAGACCCCGGAGTAATTCAATCATCAATGCAATCGACATAAAGATTAAACTAGCAATAATGGCAATATTGAGGTCATTATATAATTTATCAATCACATTCAAATGGATTTCTTTATCTTTAAATGACTTTCTGCCAATCACAATGATTAAATAAACAATCGATACAATAAATCCTGCTAAAAATACAATGAATTCAGTAAGCAATTTTTTAGCAAGCACTTTTTCCTTTTCCCACTCCTGTATTTTCTCTTGTAAGTAAGGTTCTTTGTACGCCAAATAAATGACATCCGTTTGTGGATTCAGCCTGTTAACTCCTTCAGTAAAGTAATCGAAGTACCGGCTTTCTTTCGCTTCATTTGGGACAATCTTATGTTGATAATCCTCAAATAGCATATACGTGTTATACTCTTCAAAATCCTTTTGCTTATCGAATCCGCTATTAGAAAATACTTGCTCACCGTTACTTGCATAATAGATGATTCCTTTATTTGCTTTTAATGTGCTGAGTAACCGGTAAAATTCCCTTACTTGAGCGCTCATAACTTCATCTTTTTTACGATTGATGTTATCATCAGCTGTTTCTCGATAGATGCGCTTATTATCCCTTTCACCCAAACTATGATCATATTTGTTTGAATAACGGAAATCATTATACAAATTTTCTTCAATTTCTATAATCTCTTCTTCCGTTAGTACCTTACCGCTTAAAATATACTCTTCACTTTTATATTTCCCGATTAATTGCGCTAAAGGGGAAATAATGCCGTAACTTTCATCCGCGAATGCTCCACTTTCAAAATAATTTTTGTGATTGATACTATCAAGATGCACCTCATTTGTTTCCATATTTATTATCGTCTTCGCTATACCTGTTATACAAACAACGGCAAATAAAAATACTACCACTTTCGTAATAAGTGCATGACTAATATTTCTCAATTTTATACCCCACTCCCCATACAACTTTTAAATATTTTGGCTCTTTCGGATTAATTTCAATTTTTTCGCGAATCTTACGAATATGCACCGCCACTGTATTTTCTGGATTTACGGCCCTTTCATTCCACACTTTTTCATAAATCTCTTCGATGGTGAACACTCTCCCCGCATTGGCTGTAAGGAGCTTTACAATTTTGTATTGCACCGGTGTTAA is part of the Solibacillus sp. FSL K6-1523 genome and harbors:
- a CDS encoding DMT family transporter, with product MFKAYAWLTICVMVWGSNFVFGKMLVQDFSPSLLTMLRLLFIVLFLFGIALYKKHFKRLNKSDLLIIILLGVIGVFINQWSFFVGLQTADPTTSALILAMTPILTAVLAAIFLKEKLTTRMFLGSIVAILGIYFVVAKGDISSLHIDKGLFWIVLTMITFAIMIIMTRLLSHRIDPLTITLYSNVVGFIVSIPFAFTLDKPLHVSTQVSDWLFLIGTAVVVHGIATLIWNNNIRHVDASKASILSNLEPFVAMVMGLILLYKPITGSEILGSLFIVGGVVLSTYQRK
- a CDS encoding HAMP domain-containing sensor histidine kinase; the protein is MRNISHALITKVVVFLFAVVCITGIAKTIINMETNEVHLDSINHKNYFESGAFADESYGIISPLAQLIGKYKSEEYILSGKVLTEEEIIEIEENLYNDFRYSNKYDHSLGERDNKRIYRETADDNINRKKDEVMSAQVREFYRLLSTLKANKGIIYYASNGEQVFSNSGFDKQKDFEEYNTYMLFEDYQHKIVPNEAKESRYFDYFTEGVNRLNPQTDVIYLAYKEPYLQEKIQEWEKEKVLAKKLLTEFIVFLAGFIVSIVYLIIVIGRKSFKDKEIHLNVIDKLYNDLNIAIIASLIFMSIALMIELLRGLYILLTVPIFAIALLLILSLVKHIKNRTIFSHTLIYQILKKVFLAVKQVFDNGSIGVKVVLLVIGYPVIVVATFFIFPITMGVAAWLALKKVKSFNRIKEGVEQIKNGDLHHRIEVDGKGEFSRLATNINSITDGLKNSVDSEIKSERLKTELITNVSHDIRTPLTSIITYVDLLKIEKDPEKIIEYIDVLDQKSTRLKHLTDDLFEAAKASSGSIPVQLEQIDILSLLTQGIGEMDEKIEASALDFKLTHPTEKVYVKADGKLLWRSVENLFSNIFKYAQPASRVYIDVEDLGNEIRVTFKNISAYELNISADELMERFKRGDESRTSQGSGLGLSIAESLINIQQGKFSVQVDGDLFKVMINLPKFLIE